The genomic region CCACGAGGATCTCGCGCGGCGAAAGCGGGCGGTCTGTGCGCTGAAGCGCGGCCAGGATGGCCTCGCGCTGGCGGGTACGTCGCTGCACGCGTCACCTCGACGGGAACCGGACACTCCTATTGATAGGGGCTTATCAATAAAAGTCAAGAGGGCCGCGTTCGAGCGCATGAAAATGCCCGGGCCATGGGCTCGGGCACCGTCGAGGCCTCCCGGCGGAGTAGTGGCATCAGTAGAGCCGGGGGCGTGCTGACGCTGCGGAGTGTGGTCCCGCCGCGCCAGAAAGGCAAGCAAGACTCTTGTGATATTTCTAAAGGATTTAGATATGCCAACTTGTGCCGGCCGCTAGGCCCGCTCGTGGGCGTACACGCTAAGACCTTTCACGTTGACGAACTCGCGCAGCCCGTAGGCTGACAGCTCCCGTCCGATGCCGCTCTTCTTCACGCCGCCGAACGGCATGCGCGGATCGCTCTTCACGATGGAGTTCACGAAGACGCTCCCGGCCTCCAGCGCCCGCGCGAAGCGCTCGCCGCGCTCCAGGTCGCGGGTCCACACGCTCGCCCCGAGTCCGAAGGCGGTGGCGTTGGCGAGGGCGAGCGCCTCGGCCTCGCCGCGTACGCGCAGCACCGGCGCCACCGGACCGAAGACCTCCTCCGACGCCACGGCCATCTCGGGCGTCACCCCCGTCAACACGGTCGCCGGATAGTAGAAGCCGGGGCGGTCGATGCGCTCGCCGCCGCAAAGCAAACGCGCGCCGGCCGCCACGCTGCGCTGCACCTGGTCGTCGAGCGCGCGGAGCGCGGATTCGTCGACGAGGGGGCCGAGGGTCGTGTCGGCGTCGGCGGGATCGCCGGGACGCAGCGCGCGGAAGCGCTCGGCAAGGCGCTCCGCGAAGGCGTCGGCCAGGGCGTCCTGCACGATGAAGCGCTTGGCCGCGATGCAGCTTTGGCCCGTGCAGATCAGGCGGCCGAGGGCGGCGCCGGCCACGGCGACGTCCAGGTCGGCGTCGTCCAGCACCACGAAGGGGTCCGATCCGCCCAGCTCGAGCACCACGCGCTTGAGGGCGGCGCCCGCCGCCGCGGCCACCCGGGCGCCGGCCGCGGTGGAGCCGGTGAGCGAGATGCCGCCGACCACGTCGCTCGTGATGACGACCTCCAGATCCTGGTGCGCCGCGAAGAGGGTCTGGAAGAGATCGGGCGGGAAGCCGGCCTCCGCAAAGGCCTCGGCGATGGCCAGCGCGCAGCCGGGCACGTTGCTGGCGTGCTTGAGCAGGCCGGCGTTGCCGGCGAGCAGGGCGGGGACGGCGAAGCGCATCGCCTGCCAGAACGGGAAGTTCCAGGGCATGATCGAGAGCACCACGCCCAGCGGCTGGAAGAGGACGCGGTGGCGGAGTCCGTCGGCGACCACGGCCTCTTCCGCCAGCCAGGCCTCGCCGTTGTCGGCGTAGACCTCCGCGAGCCAGGCGCACTTCTCCAGCTCGGCGCGGGACTCCGCGATGCGCTTGCCCATCTCGAGGGTGATCAGCGCGGCCCATTCGTCCCCGTGGCGGCGCAGAACGGCGGCGAGTTCCCGGAAGAGAGGCAGCCGTTCGCGCAGCGGCCGCTCACGCCAGGCGCGCTGGGCCGACGCGGCGCGCTCGACCGCCGCCTCGAGCGTTGCCTGGCTCATGGTCTCGTACTGGTGCCGTCGCTCGCCGGTGCTGGGATTCACGCAGTCCACGCGCATGCCGATTCCTCCTCGTCGGGGCTCCATCCAGCCTAGGACTCCTCTCGGTACCCCGCAAGGCCCCCCGCGTCCCCGCCCGTCGGCACGGGGCGTGTTACAGGGTGAAATGTCTAAACTTCAGCGACTTAGCATCCGATTCCCAGGACAACGACCTGGAGCGTGCATGGAGCTACTGGTGATGCTGCTTCTGGGCCTGCTGATGCTGGCCCTGCTCGCGATCGCCGTCCTCTCCGCGAAGCGGGACGACGCGACGTCGCCGTCCGCCGCGGCTCGGCCGGCCGCGTCGCGAAGCAATCCCGTGCGGCGCAGCGCCGACGCGAGCGAACGCCCCGCGCCGGCCGCGTCCGAGCGCGCCGAGCGGCCGCGCGTGGAGACGCCGTCCAGCAGTCCCGTGCACGTCTGGCGCTTCGACAACCCGCCGGAGGACTTCAACTACCTCGACGAAGACGGCGGCGACGCCGACGACATGAGCGAGATCATGGCCCAGGCGGACAGCATCGCCGGCCGGCTCAAGGCGCGTCAGAAGATCCTCGCGGGCGTCACCGGCGCCGAGTTCAACCCCAAGCAGATCACCGAGCTGGTGCTCAGCGATGCGGCGCTCGCCGCCCAGGTGCTGCGCATCGTGAACTCGGCGTTCTACGGGCTCAACCAGAAGGTCGGCTCGGTCTTTCGCGCGGTCGTCTACCTGGGTCACGTGGAAGTGCGCAACATCATCTGGCGCGCCTGCGTGAACGAGGGGCTCGGCGGCGCGGACAAGGCGGCGCAGGCCCTGGTGGAAGGGCTCTGGCAGCACAGCTTCGCCACCAGCAAGGTGGCCTTCGCGCTGGCCAAGAGCCGCGGGCTGGCCGAGCCCGACAAGATCTCGACGATGGCGCTGCTGCACGACATCGGCAAGCTGATCTGCCTCAACGTGTGGCCGGACCGCGCCAAGGCACTCTACTACCCGGTGCACTTCACCGACCGCAGCGTGCTCATCGAGGAGGCGCGGCTGGGTGCGCGGCACGCGCGTCTGGGTGCGGCGGTGGCGGCGGCCTGGGGCCTGCCGGACGAGAGCCTGCAGGTGATCCGTCACCACCATGCGCCGAGCTACGTCTCAATCAGCGCGATCGATCCCGGCTGCCGGCGCTCGCTGGCGGTGGTGCACCTGGCGGATCTCTTCGTGCACGCGGCCACGCCGGCGCCGGCGGACCAGGAGCTGGCCACCGTCTACCGGCCCCACGAGAGCTGGCTGCGGCTGCTGGGCGCGGAGAACCTGGAGCAGGTCTGCACGGGCGAGGTGGAGGCCGCGCTGCCGCGGCTGCGTCTCCTGCACCTGCCCCAGATGGCGCCCGAGGGCCTCGCGGAAACCCAGCAAGGCGAACCTGAACCTGCGGAAACGCAGGTGGACTGACGCGACCGACTCGCCTACTCTGGCTCCCGTCTCGCTCCGGGGGGCCGACATGCCCGACACATCCTGGCAAAACGCGCTGGCGCGCCTGCGCAACGGCAACGCCCGCTATCAGGCCTTCCGCCAGTCGCATCCACGTCTCGATCCCGAGTGGCGCGCCGAGCTGGCCGCCGGACAGAATCCCTTCGCCGCCGTGCTGGGCTGCGCCGACTCCCGCGTGCCGCCCGAGCTGATCTTCGACCAGGGGCTGGGCGACCTCTTCGTGGTGCGCGTGGCCGGCAACGTGCTGGACGAGACCGTCCTCGGCAGCCTGGAGTTCGCCGTGAACCGCCTGGAGGTGCCCCTCGTGCTGGTGCTGGGCCACGAGGCCTGCGGCGCGGTGACGGCGGCCCTGGGGGACAGTCCGCCCCCGGGAGCGCTGGGGGGGCTGGTGGCGCGCGTCAGCCCCGCGCTGGAGGGGCTCGCGCTCCCCGGCGACGGCGCCGAGCAGGTGGACGTCGCCGCCCGCGCCAACGCCCGCCACGTGGCCGCGGCCCTGCGGCGCGCCCTGCCCGCCGTGGCGGCGACGGGGCACACGCGCGTGCTTTCGGCCTTCTATCGCCTGGCGGACGGCGCCGTGGAGTTCCTGGAACCCGCGCCCTGACCGCGGATCGCCTGGACCCCGTAACTCCGAGGGCGTATCTTCGCTAGTCGTTCGTGGCCGCCGGCCGCGGCGGCGTGAAGCGCGTGCCAGGGGGCGCCGGCGCTTCCATCCCAGTCCTCGTCGAGGACGTCCACGTCAGTGAGGAGTATGAGATGTCCAGGCAGTTTCTGTCCGCCTGCCTGATCGCGCTGGCGCTGCCGGCGATGGTCGGCTGCGCGACCAAACATGAGGAGCAGGCACCCTTGATCGCGATGCAGGACTTCTTCCGCAACCCGGAGCAGACCAGTTTCCAGCTGTCGCCGGACGGCCGGTACTTCTCCTGGCTCCAGCCCTGGGAGGGCCGACTGAACGTCCACGTCCGCGCGGTGGACAGCGACCAGGTGACGCGGGTGACGTCCTCCACGGCGAGGGACATCTTTGGCTACGGCTGGGCGAACCCCAACCGGCTGGTCTACGTCCAGGACTCCGGCGGCGACGAGAACTACCACGCCTACGCCGTGGATCTCGACGGCGGCAACTTTCTCGATCTCACGCCCTTCGAGTCGGTGCAGACCCGCTTCGTCGACGCGCTCGAGGACGACGACGACCACATGCTGCTGGCCATCAACGACCGCGACCCGCGCATCCACGACGTCTACAAGGTGGACGTGAACACCGGCGCGCTGGAGCGGGTGGCGGAGAACCCCGGGAACATCACCGGCTGGCAGACCGACAACGCCGGCCACGTGCGCGTGGCGACCACCACCGACGGCGTGAACAGCAGCCTGCTCTACCGCGAGACCGAGAGCGAGCCCTTCAAGACGGTGCTCACCACCAACTTCAAGGAGTCGCTCCAGCCGCTCTCCTTCACCTTCGACGACTCGCTGCTCTACGTGGCGTCGAACATCGGCCGCGACAAGACCGCCATCTTCACCTACGACCCCCGCACGGCCACGCAGCTCGACCTGATCTACGAGCACCCCGAGGTGGACGTCGAGAACCTGATGCGCTCGCGCCACCGCAAGGTGATCACGGGCGTGGCCTACTTCACCGACAAGCGCGGCTACAAGTTCTTCGACGAGGACCGCCGCCAGCTTCAGGAGACCCTGGAGAGCCAGCTGCCGGGCGTCGAGGTGGCCGTGGCCAGCATGAGCCGCGACGAGCGCCGCGTCCTGGTGCGCACCTTCAGCGACAAGACCCGCGGCGCCTACTACTACCTGGACCGCGACGGCGGCAAGCTGGAGAAGCTCGTCGAGGTGAGTCCGTGGCTCGACGCGGCGGCGATGGCGGACATGAAGCCCGTCCAGTACACCAGCCGCGACGGCCTGACCATCCACGGCTACCTCACGCTGCCCCGCGGCATCGAGGCCAAGAACCTGCCGGTGGTGGTCAACCCCCACGGCGGCCCCTGGGCGCGCGACTACTGGGGCTTCAACCCCGAGGTGCAGTTCCTCGCCAACCGCGGCTACGCCGTGCTGCAGATGAACTTCCGCGGCTCCACCGGCTACGGCAAGGAGTTCTGGACGAAGAGCTTCCGCCAGTGGGGCCTCACGATGCAGGACGACGTCACCGACGGCGTGAAGTGGCTCATCAACCAGGGGGTCGCGGATCCGGACAGGATCGGCATCTACGGCGGCTCTTACGGCGGCTACGCCACGCTGGCCGGCGTCACCTTCACGCCCGATCTCTACGCCTGCGGCGTGGACTACGTGGGCGTCTCGAACATCTTCACCTGGATGAAGGCCTTCCCGCCCTACTGGGAGCCGTTCATCGCCATGGTGAAGGAGATGGTGGGCGACCCGGACACGGATCCGGACTTCATCCGCTCCATCTCGCCCTTCTTCCACGTGGACCAGATCCAGGTGCCCATGCTGGTGGCGCAGGGCGCCAACGACCCGCGCGTGAACAAGGCCGAGAGCGACCAGATCGTCGAGGCCCTGCGCGGCCGCGGCATCGAGGTGGAGTACATGGTCAAGGACAACGAGGGCCACGGCTTCGCCAACGAGGAGAACCGCTTCGACTTCTACGGCGCCATGGAGAAGTTCCTGGGCAAGCATCTGGGCGGCAGCGTGTCGCCCGAGCCGGCGCCGGGTTCGGAAACCTAGCGCTCGCGCCCACGGCCTGTGAAAACGCCCCCGCTCATCTGCTGAGCGGGGGCGTTGTCGTTCGGCCAGGTCGGCAGCCTCAGCACACGCCCGACTCGACACTGCTCTCGCCGTTGACGAGGCAGAGCAACGCGTCGATGAGATTCTTCATCTCCACCGCCTGGTTGTTCATCTGCTGGCTCGCGCTGGCGGACTCGTCCGCGCTCGCCGCGCCGTCCTGCACGGCGTGATCGATGCTCGTCATCGCCATGTTCACCTGGCGGATGCCCTCGGCCTGCTCGGCCGACGCCGTGGCGATCTGCGCCAGCAGCTCGCCGACGCTCTGCGAGCTCGAGGCGACCTCGGCGAAGGCGGTGTTCGTCTGCTCCACCAGCCCGACGCCGCCTTCCACCTTCTCCACCGTCTGCTCGATCAGGTCGGCGGTGCTGCGCGCCGCCTTGGCCGCGCGCATGGCGAGATTGCGCACCTCGTCGGCCACGACGGCGAAGCCGGCCCCGGCCTCGCCGGCGCGCGCGGCCTCCACGGCGGCGTTGAGGGCCAGCAGGTTGGTCTGGAAGGCGATCTCGTCGATGCTCTTGACGATCTTCGACGTCTCCTGGCTGGCCTCGCGAATGGCCTCCATGGACGACGTCATGTCGTTCATCGCCGTGCCCGCCCGCTGCATGGCGCCGTTGGCCGACTCCATGAGGTTGTGGGCTTCCTTCACGTGATCGGCGTTGGCCGTGGTCATGGCCGCCACCTCTTCGAGCGAGGCGGAGGTCTCCTCCAGTGCCGCGGCCTGGGAGCCCGAGCCGTCGGCGAGGGTGCGGCTGGCGATCGCCACGTCGGACGACGCGGAGGCCACCTGCTTCGCGCCGTGCTCGAGGCCGTCGATCACCTGCTGCAGCGGTCCGGCGATCTGCCGCGAGGCCAGCAGCCAGATGACCAGGGTGAGCGCCATCGAGACGAAGAAGGTCACGATCAGCAGCATCTGGATGCGGTCGCCGAGATTGCGCAGGCGCTGCGTGCCGGCCAGGAATTCGTCCTCGTAGGTGCTGACGCCGATCACCCAGTCCCAGGGCGCGAAGTAGGCGATGCGGGCGATCTTGTCGCGGGAGGTGTTGTCGTCGGCGTTCTTCCAGGGGTAGCGCTGCTCGGCGATCTGACCCGGCGCCAGCGCGCGGCCCTTCTTGACGATCTCCTGGATGAAGAGCACGCCGTTGGCGTCCTTGGCGCCGGAGATGTCCTCGCCGTCGCGCTTGCCGTCCTTGGAGATCACGTAGCGGCCATCGCTGTCGAGCACGAAGACGTAGCCCGTCTTGCCCACGACCACGCTCATGATCGCCTCGCGCAGGCTCTTCACGCTCTCCTGCGGGACGCCCACGTAGAGCATGCCCACCACGCGGCCGTCCTCGGTGATCGGCTCGTAGGCGGTGATGTACCAGCCGTCCACCACGTAGGCGCGGCCATGGAAGGTCTCGCCGCGCAGCACCTTGGCGATCACGGGGTCGCTGCTGCCGTCGGGGTGCTTCGCGGGGATGTAGGTCCCGATGGCGCGGGTGCCGTCCGTCTTCACCACGTTGGTGGCGACGCGCAGCATGTCGCCCGAGTCGTCCATGCGCTGGAAGATCGTGCAGGTGACGTCCACCAGGTCGTGGACGTGATCCACCACCGCCACCTCCGACTCCGGCGACTTGATCTGGCCGAACCAGCGTCCGCCCGCGGTCATGCGCGGCAGCTGCACCTGCGTGGCCTGCTTCGTGACCTGGTTCACCGCGGTCCAGGTGGCGGGCTGGGTGTCGAAGCCGATCGGGCCGGCGGCCTCGAGAACATCGCGCGCGACGTTCAGCGCGCCCACGAGGTTGTGCTCGTTCACTTCCTGGTGGGAGGCCACCAGCGCGTAGATCCCGGCGGCCGTGCGGTCGAGGTTCTCCAGGGCGCTGGCCATGGTCTCTTCCTCGGCGGCCTCGCACATGGCCTGGTTCTCGACGAAGGTCATGACGGCGACCACGAGCAGCGGCACCGCGGTCAGGGCGCAGCCGGTCAGGAGCAGCTTGCTTCGCAACTTCAAGTGGGTGAATCGCTTGAACATCGCAGTCCTCCGCGGGCGATGGACGGTGTCCCGCGCCACGGACCCGCACCCCGGGCCGTGGCCGACCGGGCGTCCTCCAGTTATCGACGGAAAGATTGCAAACTTAAGATGAAACGGGCGGAAATCGCCCGACTAGCGACCGCCGCCCAGGGGCAGGGCCAGCGCCGGATCCGTGGCCGCGCCGATCTTGGCCGCGTGGCTGTCGCCGCCGGCGATGTCCTGGTCGGTGACCAGGCGGACGTCCAGCAGCCGGTCGCAGACGTAGCCCGTGCGCAGGGCGTTCATCTCCGCCAGGGCCTGGCTCCAGCCCGTGAGCCAGTGCTCCAGGTCGCGGTGGCGGGAGGGATCGTCGTCCACGTGGACGAGCAGGTCGATGTCGCTGTCCGCCCGCGCCGCGCCGTTCTTGACGCTCCCGTAGAGGTAGAGCCCCTTCACGCCGAAGTGCTCGGCGTCCAGGCTCGTGGCCAGGTGCTCCACCATGCGGCGACGCCAGCGCCAGTGATCCTCGCGGCTCTCCGGCGAGGCGAACTCCGGCTCGGGCTCGGGGCCCGGTCCGCAGCCGGGGTGGCAGAGGAAGGCCAGCGCCTCGTCGAGGTCCGCGTTGAGATGAACCCGCAGGATCTGCCCGTCGGTGACGCGCGCCACGTCGATGAGCCGGATCACCCCCGCGAGCGCCGCGTGCTCGGGCAGCAGGTCGACCAGCGCGTTCCGCGAGTTCATGAAGAAGTCGTCGTTGAACAGGACGCCCGCGTCCTCCGGGTAGAGCGGCAGATAGCGGATGCGGCTCTCCACCAGGTCCTGGAAGAAGTGCGTCCCGAAGGAGAGGTCGGGCACCACGCCGCCCTGGCGCCGCGCGATCTCCACCAGCAGCGCGCAGTTGCTGATGTCCGCGTAGGTCACGGGCACGCCCAGGCGGATGTCGCCGCGGCTGCCCCAGCGCCCCGGTCCCATGAGCGCGAACTGCCGCCGGGGCAGCAGCTTGTTGAGACGCCCCACGGCCTGCCCCACGGCCTGCATCGACTCGCGGTCGGGCAGCTGCAGGTAGGCGGCGGGATCCACGTAGACGACGTGCGTCAGGTCGGGCATCCAGCCGTTGGACACGTAGCGCCGCGCGCTGAAGACGCGTTCCTCGGCGGGCAGGTCGCGCGGGATGGGCGCGGGGCCGTCCTCGCCGGCGCTGCTCTGCGGACGGCACTGCAACAGGTAGAAGCGCTCGCCGTCGTGGGCGAACTCCAGGTCGATGGGCGTCTCCAGCTTCTCGGCGAGGATCGTGAGCATGTTGCGGATCTGCTGGAGGAAGGGCGTGCCCTGGAGGAGCGCGTCGAAGGTGGGGATGGCCTCGTGCTGCGCGGCGTCGTAGAGCAGCGGCACGAGCTTCTGCATGCGCCCGTCCTTGTAGAGCGAGTAGACCCGGTCGAGGCCGGGGACGTCGTCGCCCAGCTCCTTCAGCAGCGCGTTCACCTCGACGGTTTCGAAGCGGTTCGTCTCGAGGTTGATCAGGTCCACCTTGCGCGGCGCGTAGCGGAGCTGCTCGTCCACGGCGACGTTCGCCCGCAGCTGCGGCTGGCCGGGCACGGCGAGGATGGGGTAGTCGTCGCTCACGCGGTCCACGGCGCGGGTGCCGAGGCCGGGCACGAGGCGGACGATCCCGTCCTCGCGCTTGATCCGCGGCGACCAGCGGAACTCGTTGTTGCTGAAGGCCACGCCCGCGAAGGCCGGCAGCCAGTACCTGCCCGCGCGGCGGCCCACCACCTCCTGGATCAGGATGCCCATCTCCTCGCTGAACTCGAGCAGGCCGCGATCGCGACGGTAGGCGATGGGGTCCGGCCCGAAGGTGGAGGCGTAGATCTCGGCGATGGCGTCCAGCGCGGCGTCGAGCCGCTCGCGCTTGCTGCCCTGGTTGGGCAGGAAGAGGCTCTTGTACTTGCCACTGAAGGCCGTGCCGAGGCGGTCCTCCAGGAGGCTCGAGCTGCGCACGATGAGCGGGACGTCGCCCAGGTCGTCCAGCGCCTGGCTCAGGCCGCGGACGAAGTCCGGCGGGAACATGCTGTCCTTGAAGAGCTGCACCAGGTGCGGGTACTCCGCGCGGATCTGCTCGAGGTCCTTGAACTTCTGCTCGATCACGTCCTCGAGGTCGTTGTAGGCGATGAAGTCCATCACCGCGTCGGAGGCGACGTACCAGGTCCGCGGCACGTGGATCTCGCCCACGGGGCTGTCCTCGGTGGCGCACTGCTCCAGCAGCCGCCGCGCGAGCAGCAGACCCGCGCTCTTGCCGCCCAGCTTGCCCTGGCTGCTGGTGGGCAGGATCATGTGGTCCAGCAGGCCGGCCATGTCGGTGATCTTGATGTAGTCCTTCGCCACCTTGAGGAAGTCGAGCTGCTCGGTGAGGAATCGCTGCGCCAGCGTGACGCGCAGGCCGCGCATCACCGAGGCGGGCAGGCCGGCGCCGTCGGCCACCACGTGCTTGTAGCGGCGGATCGCCTCGGCGATCTCGTTGAGCGACGAGCGCGGGTTGGCCAGGATGTTGATGAAGAAGCCCGCCCGGTCCTCCAGCAGCCACTTCTCCACCAGGGCCAGGATCTGCTCGCCGCCCAGGTGACCGGCCGCCAGCGCGAACGGGCGATCGCTGCCCAGCAGCTCGCGGTCGGCGCGCAGGTGGGTGGACGCGACGTTGCTCTCGCCCGTGATGGCCTCGGGGTCGGCCAGCGCGCGCGCCTCCTGCAGCATGGCGCGGGCTTCGTCGACGCCCAGCGCGGAGAGGTAGTTGAGCATCTTGCGCGCGATGCGCTGGTAGAGCTCCGGGTCCGAGGCGCGCAGCATCTGCAGCGAGCCCTTCCAGGCGCTGCGACGTCCCTCGCGCCGCGTCTGCTCCCAGCGCTCGCGCAGCGAGTCGATGCGCTTGTGCAGGATGAAGTGCGCCAGCCGGTCGGCGATCGTGCTCAGCAGCCGCCGCTCGTGCGCGGTGAAGGCCTCGCCGTCGGGGCCCTGCCGCTCCTCGAGGTAGTAGACCTCCAGCGTGCCGAACTTGCGATC from Candidatus Latescibacterota bacterium harbors:
- a CDS encoding carbonic anhydrase — protein: MPDTSWQNALARLRNGNARYQAFRQSHPRLDPEWRAELAAGQNPFAAVLGCADSRVPPELIFDQGLGDLFVVRVAGNVLDETVLGSLEFAVNRLEVPLVLVLGHEACGAVTAALGDSPPPGALGGLVARVSPALEGLALPGDGAEQVDVAARANARHVAAALRRALPAVAATGHTRVLSAFYRLADGAVEFLEPAP
- a CDS encoding nucleotidyltransferase domain-containing protein yields the protein MSEVHETPGRLPLPLSERAKELDCLFTIEEQLVDIDGEIADAFASVLEALPQGWRFPDVCQGLIRFEDEVYRNREFQPTQWRLAAPIRILDRKFGTLEVYYLEERQGPDGEAFTAHERRLLSTIADRLAHFILHKRIDSLRERWEQTRREGRRSAWKGSLQMLRASDPELYQRIARKMLNYLSALGVDEARAMLQEARALADPEAITGESNVASTHLRADRELLGSDRPFALAAGHLGGEQILALVEKWLLEDRAGFFINILANPRSSLNEIAEAIRRYKHVVADGAGLPASVMRGLRVTLAQRFLTEQLDFLKVAKDYIKITDMAGLLDHMILPTSSQGKLGGKSAGLLLARRLLEQCATEDSPVGEIHVPRTWYVASDAVMDFIAYNDLEDVIEQKFKDLEQIRAEYPHLVQLFKDSMFPPDFVRGLSQALDDLGDVPLIVRSSSLLEDRLGTAFSGKYKSLFLPNQGSKRERLDAALDAIAEIYASTFGPDPIAYRRDRGLLEFSEEMGILIQEVVGRRAGRYWLPAFAGVAFSNNEFRWSPRIKREDGIVRLVPGLGTRAVDRVSDDYPILAVPGQPQLRANVAVDEQLRYAPRKVDLINLETNRFETVEVNALLKELGDDVPGLDRVYSLYKDGRMQKLVPLLYDAAQHEAIPTFDALLQGTPFLQQIRNMLTILAEKLETPIDLEFAHDGERFYLLQCRPQSSAGEDGPAPIPRDLPAEERVFSARRYVSNGWMPDLTHVVYVDPAAYLQLPDRESMQAVGQAVGRLNKLLPRRQFALMGPGRWGSRGDIRLGVPVTYADISNCALLVEIARRQGGVVPDLSFGTHFFQDLVESRIRYLPLYPEDAGVLFNDDFFMNSRNALVDLLPEHAALAGVIRLIDVARVTDGQILRVHLNADLDEALAFLCHPGCGPGPEPEPEFASPESREDHWRWRRRMVEHLATSLDAEHFGVKGLYLYGSVKNGAARADSDIDLLVHVDDDPSRHRDLEHWLTGWSQALAEMNALRTGYVCDRLLDVRLVTDQDIAGGDSHAAKIGAATDPALALPLGGGR
- a CDS encoding Cache 3/Cache 2 fusion domain-containing protein, producing MFKRFTHLKLRSKLLLTGCALTAVPLLVVAVMTFVENQAMCEAAEEETMASALENLDRTAAGIYALVASHQEVNEHNLVGALNVARDVLEAAGPIGFDTQPATWTAVNQVTKQATQVQLPRMTAGGRWFGQIKSPESEVAVVDHVHDLVDVTCTIFQRMDDSGDMLRVATNVVKTDGTRAIGTYIPAKHPDGSSDPVIAKVLRGETFHGRAYVVDGWYITAYEPITEDGRVVGMLYVGVPQESVKSLREAIMSVVVGKTGYVFVLDSDGRYVISKDGKRDGEDISGAKDANGVLFIQEIVKKGRALAPGQIAEQRYPWKNADDNTSRDKIARIAYFAPWDWVIGVSTYEDEFLAGTQRLRNLGDRIQMLLIVTFFVSMALTLVIWLLASRQIAGPLQQVIDGLEHGAKQVASASSDVAIASRTLADGSGSQAAALEETSASLEEVAAMTTANADHVKEAHNLMESANGAMQRAGTAMNDMTSSMEAIREASQETSKIVKSIDEIAFQTNLLALNAAVEAARAGEAGAGFAVVADEVRNLAMRAAKAARSTADLIEQTVEKVEGGVGLVEQTNTAFAEVASSSQSVGELLAQIATASAEQAEGIRQVNMAMTSIDHAVQDGAASADESASASQQMNNQAVEMKNLIDALLCLVNGESSVESGVC
- a CDS encoding S9 family peptidase, yielding MSRQFLSACLIALALPAMVGCATKHEEQAPLIAMQDFFRNPEQTSFQLSPDGRYFSWLQPWEGRLNVHVRAVDSDQVTRVTSSTARDIFGYGWANPNRLVYVQDSGGDENYHAYAVDLDGGNFLDLTPFESVQTRFVDALEDDDDHMLLAINDRDPRIHDVYKVDVNTGALERVAENPGNITGWQTDNAGHVRVATTTDGVNSSLLYRETESEPFKTVLTTNFKESLQPLSFTFDDSLLYVASNIGRDKTAIFTYDPRTATQLDLIYEHPEVDVENLMRSRHRKVITGVAYFTDKRGYKFFDEDRRQLQETLESQLPGVEVAVASMSRDERRVLVRTFSDKTRGAYYYLDRDGGKLEKLVEVSPWLDAAAMADMKPVQYTSRDGLTIHGYLTLPRGIEAKNLPVVVNPHGGPWARDYWGFNPEVQFLANRGYAVLQMNFRGSTGYGKEFWTKSFRQWGLTMQDDVTDGVKWLINQGVADPDRIGIYGGSYGGYATLAGVTFTPDLYACGVDYVGVSNIFTWMKAFPPYWEPFIAMVKEMVGDPDTDPDFIRSISPFFHVDQIQVPMLVAQGANDPRVNKAESDQIVEALRGRGIEVEYMVKDNEGHGFANEENRFDFYGAMEKFLGKHLGGSVSPEPAPGSET
- a CDS encoding HDOD domain-containing protein, which produces MELLVMLLLGLLMLALLAIAVLSAKRDDATSPSAAARPAASRSNPVRRSADASERPAPAASERAERPRVETPSSSPVHVWRFDNPPEDFNYLDEDGGDADDMSEIMAQADSIAGRLKARQKILAGVTGAEFNPKQITELVLSDAALAAQVLRIVNSAFYGLNQKVGSVFRAVVYLGHVEVRNIIWRACVNEGLGGADKAAQALVEGLWQHSFATSKVAFALAKSRGLAEPDKISTMALLHDIGKLICLNVWPDRAKALYYPVHFTDRSVLIEEARLGARHARLGAAVAAAWGLPDESLQVIRHHHAPSYVSISAIDPGCRRSLAVVHLADLFVHAATPAPADQELATVYRPHESWLRLLGAENLEQVCTGEVEAALPRLRLLHLPQMAPEGLAETQQGEPEPAETQVD
- a CDS encoding NAD-dependent succinate-semialdehyde dehydrogenase, producing the protein MRVDCVNPSTGERRHQYETMSQATLEAAVERAASAQRAWRERPLRERLPLFRELAAVLRRHGDEWAALITLEMGKRIAESRAELEKCAWLAEVYADNGEAWLAEEAVVADGLRHRVLFQPLGVVLSIMPWNFPFWQAMRFAVPALLAGNAGLLKHASNVPGCALAIAEAFAEAGFPPDLFQTLFAAHQDLEVVITSDVVGGISLTGSTAAGARVAAAAGAALKRVVLELGGSDPFVVLDDADLDVAVAGAALGRLICTGQSCIAAKRFIVQDALADAFAERLAERFRALRPGDPADADTTLGPLVDESALRALDDQVQRSVAAGARLLCGGERIDRPGFYYPATVLTGVTPEMAVASEEVFGPVAPVLRVRGEAEALALANATAFGLGASVWTRDLERGERFARALEAGSVFVNSIVKSDPRMPFGGVKKSGIGRELSAYGLREFVNVKGLSVYAHERA